Genomic DNA from Deltaproteobacteria bacterium:
AGAGCGACGGTGGAAGCTGTAACCCATGCGACCTGTCCGCCATAGCCCGTAGGGCGACGGCGGAAGCGATCCCATAGCGGCCGGAGGGCGCCGCAATGACCTTTTCAGCTCCGCCCGGGATTGCCGCGTCATTCTCGTTTCCCTCGATGTTCCTCGCAATGACAGCAAAATAATAAAGGTACACATTAGCCGGATGAACTTAAGTGTTCCTTAAAAACGACCACCCTGCTTATACCCATAATTTTGGCAGCCTCCGAAGTACCTACAAGTCTTTTCACCATTGCGGCGGTGGAAACATTGCGTCATCACATGCTATACTGAGAAGATGAGAGAAGTCGAAAGTTGTTGAAGGGGGATATCCCGTAGTCTCAGATGGAGAGGAGATGATCATGAAAAAACTCGTAGTTCTGTTGATGGTTGTTCTTTTTGCTGTACCGTCCTTCGCCGCCGACCTCGCCAAGGCCAAGGCGGAGGGAAAAGCGAGCTTTTACGCCAATATCACAGCGGTAGAGCCCATAATGGATGCTTTTAACGCAGCTACGGGAGTGGACGGTGTGTACACCCGTATCTCGACCTCCAAGTACCTGGCCACCGTGGCCACGGAATTTGAGGCAGGCAAACTCACAGCCGACGTGCTCCAGGCCCCCATGCCTATAATGCAGACCCTCAAGGATATGGGAGTGTTCACCCCCTACAGGTCGCCGTCGGCCGCGGGCTATCCCGACTGGGCGACCAGGGACGACACGATCATGCAGTTCGGTATCGAGTACGTCGCCCCGATCTACAACAAGGAATTGGTCAAACCCGCCGACGTTCCCAAAAGCTACATGGACCTGATCGACAAGAAGTGGTTCGACAAGATCGTCATGCCCGATCCGTCTTCCCACGCCACTACCATATCGTGGCTGGTGGGGATGAAGGAATCGAACATCTTCGCCTCCGAAGACGAGTGGATGAAGTTCGTCAAGGGGCTTGCGGCCAATAAGCCCATGTTTGTCAAGTCCTTCGGGCCTTCCCCGGGTCCCGTGGAAAGTGGTGAAAAGCTCCTGGCCATATCCATGCCCAAGTATATCATCACCCACGCCCCGGCGCCCCTGGATTGGGTGAGAGTGGACACGCTCCTCGGCACTCCGCGCGGAATAGCTATCGCCGCCAAGGCCCCCCACCCGGATGCCGCGAGGGTGTTCATGGACTACTGGCTTTCCAAAGACGCCATGCAGCTGCTTGCCGACAAGGTCGGTGAATACGTGCTGACCCCGGGCGTAAAATCGCCCATCGAGGGTATGGACAAGGTCAAGGTCCTGCCCATCCGTCAGCTGTCGAACAAAGAGATCAAGAGCTGGGGTAAAAAGTTCCAAAAGATTTTTTTCGGCGAATAGTAATTCCGCTAACCATTTAAAAAAGACCACACTCCCGGGGCTGAACAGCTCAGCCTCGGGAGTGTCAAGTTGAGGACCCATGGAAATTCATATC
This window encodes:
- a CDS encoding extracellular solute-binding protein, with the protein product MKKLVVLLMVVLFAVPSFAADLAKAKAEGKASFYANITAVEPIMDAFNAATGVDGVYTRISTSKYLATVATEFEAGKLTADVLQAPMPIMQTLKDMGVFTPYRSPSAAGYPDWATRDDTIMQFGIEYVAPIYNKELVKPADVPKSYMDLIDKKWFDKIVMPDPSSHATTISWLVGMKESNIFASEDEWMKFVKGLAANKPMFVKSFGPSPGPVESGEKLLAISMPKYIITHAPAPLDWVRVDTLLGTPRGIAIAAKAPHPDAARVFMDYWLSKDAMQLLADKVGEYVLTPGVKSPIEGMDKVKVLPIRQLSNKEIKSWGKKFQKIFFGE